In Carya illinoinensis cultivar Pawnee chromosome 9, C.illinoinensisPawnee_v1, whole genome shotgun sequence, the following are encoded in one genomic region:
- the LOC122277245 gene encoding L-2-hydroxyglutarate dehydrogenase, mitochondrial, whose protein sequence is MLKHALERLLRNSERNLRSSFSLSSSRIMRRRSLCTKAARAEIGRERAECVVIGAGVVGLAVARELALRGKEVLVLDSAPTFGTGTSSRNSEVIHAGIYYPPHSLKAILCVRGREMLYKLCSEHDIPHKQIGKLIVATGASEIPKLNNLMNLGIQNGVDGLRMIESSEAKIMEPELQCVKALLSPVSGIVDTHSLMQSLVGEAESHRTTFSFNTTVIGAHLERNNLCLHVSDTKRLENLNGRFLLHPDLVLIPELVVNCTGLSAPALAKRFDGLHSGVIPPAYYARGCYFTLSSTRNPPFSHLIYPIPEDGGLGVHVTVDLDGQVKFGPDVEWIKGIDDISSFLNRFEYSVCPDRAKRFYPEIRKYYPNLTDGSLEPGYAGIRPKLAGPQQSPVDFVIQGEDAHGIPGLINLFGIESPGLTSCLAIAEHIAARFSR, encoded by the exons ATGTTGAAGCACGCGCTTGAGCGCCTTCTGAGAAACTCGGAGAGAAATTTACGATCTTCGTTCTCGCTATCATCATCAAGAATTATGAGACGGAGGAGTTTGTGCACGAAAGCTGCCCGAGCAGAGATTGGAAGGGAGAGAGCAGAGTGCGTGGTGATTGGGGCCGGTGTGGTCGGACTAGCAGTGGCCAGAGAGCTCGCTCTCAGAGGCAAGGAAGTACTGGTTCTCGATTCCGCCCCCACTTTCGGCACCGGCACCAGCTCTCGCAACAGCGAAGTCATCCACGCCGGCATTTACTACCCTCCCCATTCTCTCAAG GCAATTCTCTGTGTAAGAGGAAGAGAAATGCTGTACAAGCTCTGCTCTGAGCATGACATTCCTCATAAACAAATTGGTAAGCTCATAGTTGCCACTGGAGCCTCAGAGATTCCAAAGTTGAATAATTTAATGAATCTTGGAATTCAGAATGGGGTTGATGGCTTGAGGATGATAGAGAGTTCTGAAGCCAAGATAATGGAACCTGAACTGCAATGTGTCAAAGCCTTACTATCACCTGTTTCTGGGATTGTTGATACTCATTCCCTAATGCAATCTCTAGTG GGGGAAGCTGAAAGTCATCGAACAACCTTCTCCTTTAATACTACCGTCATTGGTGCCCATCTCGAAAGAAACAACTTGTGCCTCCATGTTTCTGATACAAAACGCCTTGAGAACTTGAATGGAAGATTTCTACTGCACCCCGACCTAGTACTCATTCCAGAGCTTGTAGTGAACTGCACAGGCTTGAGTGCACCTGCCCTTGCAAAGAGATTTGATGGCCTGCATAGTGGAGTTATCCCCCCTGCATATTATGCCCGGGGCTGCTATTTCACACTATCTAGTACCAGGAATCCTCCTTTCAGTCATTTGATATACCCAATACCAGAAGATGGTGGCCTTGGAGTGCATGTTACTGTGGATCTGGATGGGCAAGTAAAGTTTGGTCCAGATGTTGAATGGATCAAAGGTATAGATGATATTTCAAGCTTCCTGAACAG GTTTGAGTATTCTGTATGCCCTGATCGTGCCAAGCGATTTTACCCAGAGATAAGAAAGTACTACCCGAATCTGACAGATGGATCTCTAGAACCGGGATATGCTGGGATTCGACCTAAACTGGCAGGACCTCAGCAGTCTCCTGTTGATTTTGTAATACAG GGTGAAGACGCTCATGGGATACCTGGTCTTATTAACCTTTTTGGGATTGAGTCACCTGGTTTGACTTCATGCTTGGCAATTGCGGAACATATTGCTGCTAGATTCTCGAGATAA